The window atgcgtgtgtgtgtgtgtgtgtgtgtgcatgcatgtgcgcaaGGCGCTTAcagaagacacacgcacacgtactGCATCCAATGCAGCTCTTtggcctcccccttccctgctgcaggtgccgcaGGGGCCCCTACAAGAGCGTGGCCACATTCGCGCGCCACCGGAGAAAAGTCGAGACACAAGCTGCGAGGCGAGGGCCAGAGACGGcggtgagagagagcgagaggggaagagagcagcaAGGAATAAACAAAGACgcagagagagtgagagaaggCAACCGCGCACAATGGGGACCGCTTCACAGGATCCGGCCAGCAAGGAACACAAGGAAGGcccggaggaggagagaaatCAATGAATAATGTGTCTTTGCACTGCGAAACCtgcgcgaaaaaaagaaaagggagacgCAACACAAGCTaaggcggcgacggggaCGCGTGAATACGTGTAGGAGCTACACCAACTCAAAATCAATAAGccggaaaagaaaagataTCAAGAcagatggtggtggtggtgcaaaCGCGTGTGCCAAGCACGAGACTAAGAGACGGATGGGGGAGTGGCGATGATGTTGCGTGATCGGGATACGAAGGGAGATGCGCGACTCAATAGACAGTGCAGCAGAGTATCCCTAAGGAACTCCACGTGTGTCTCTCACCGCTGGGCAAAACAAGAGCCAAAGAAATGCAGAGATGACCGATTCACTTCCCCAAGAAAAGACACAAAGACACGCTCAAACCCACTAACTGGAAAACGCTACCGAGAGACAGAAAGACAGTCGCAGCCCCACCGCGCACTCCCGCACTCCAGCGAGTCAGTGAGGattgggagagggggagccGAAAGTAGCTACATGGTgagtgtgagtgtgtgtatgcgtgctaCTTTTTCCTTCGCTTGTCTTTCCGTTTGCttctgcctttttttttcgcttcgtCTTCTGCGCGGGCATGTCCAGTGGAACGAACAAAGGAAGTGCCGAGCCAGCAACCAACCAAAACACAAAACGGCCCAGAGGGAGGACAGAGCGCTTttcacatacacacgcgcacacacacgcatacgcacacacgcacacacacacgcgtgcgcgagtAAGAACAAAGAAGACCAcggcggagggagagggtgggagTGGGCGAGCACGCGGCATGGTCAGGAATATGCTGTAAAGCGAGTGAGAGAacgaagaaaagagggaaacCAAACCACAACGAGCGGCAAAGGCGACACAGAGCGTCAGAGAGGGGATGGGGCGCACGCGAGACAGGGACAGGATCGCTTCGCCTCGGCCATGACGATGGATGAAGCGCGACCCATTACCGCTGTTTGCCTTCGTTCTCCTGGTCTTTGTCTGTGGGTATGCGCGTATGAGGGAGTGCCAGCGTACGTGTCGTGGCAGTGATACGCGTGTGCGAGAATGACGCGTCTTCTCGTCGCCCCCTCTCCATTCATTGTCTCAACAAGGAGCGACAGAAGAcagagaagcggcagagacGTCTGCGCAGACACTgagacacacaaacgcgcaaccaatatatatatatatatagcgCTGAGCTCAGTAGCGCGCAACCAAGAGGCATGCAGCCGACCGCAACACGTGCCCACACGCAGATacgacgtgtgcgcgtcaTTCAAGACCCTCTTCACCTCTTTGACTCTTTTTTTGAGTTTTCGACTTCCCATGATAATTGacttttcttttcgtttgtttTCTTCAAATCTTTTCTTCCTTCGTTTATTAGAGCTCCGGTGATGCGGCACAGCACGTGCCTCATCACGGCAAGCCATAATCCTTACCCATCACCCTACACCTCCTTCCCACCTTTCCTCAGCCCCTCTCTCGTGAGACGTTCTGCCTCCCGATCTCCTGGaccaaaggaaaagagaaaaaaacaTAAGCACGCCGAGGgggaaaacgaaagaaaaaaaaaaaacacaaaaaaaaaagacagacGTTGAGATGCGCGCAAACTGCGTCCCACCAACACGGAGAGCGCGAAAAAAGGTGGGACATAGGAGAAGGCGCTCCCCGTCTGCGTTCTCCCACGTCCGGTTAACAaccttcgccgccggcgcagccatCACCGCGGAGCCGCAATGTGTTCCTGGAGGCCTTCAGAAGGCCATCATCTTCTCACGCAACCCACACAGGTGCTCGGGCGTCATCGGGCCTCGACGAATCGTGACATCGACGGCACCAAAAGAACAGTggcacgacgccgccgtgacTTACTGGCGGGGCTGCTGTCCCGGCTGCTGCATCatgtactgctgctgcatcgccatcatctgctgctgcgcgtacGGGTTCGCCTGCGGGTAGCCGGCAGCGAAGTTGCCACCGTAGTATCCCATGTTCGCAGCAGGGTTCGCGTTCTGCTGCGGGTTGTAgttgcgctggcgctggtTGCCCGACGCGGCAAGCGCGACCTTCAGGCGCTTGTTCAGGATGTTGAACCCGTTCAGCTCGTTCACagcctgctgcgccgacgccgcagagTGGTACTTCACGAAGCCGTAGCCGCGGCTCTGGCGCGTCTCGCGGTCGCACACGATCTTGACGCCCTCGATCGGGCCAAAGCGCTCGaacagctggcggagctgcaccTCATCGACAGTTGTGGGGATGTAGTTCACCATCAGGTTACGCAATGCCTCCGGCTCAGGGTTGtacatctgctgctgcggcggctgctggggcagctgctgctggggctgctgctgaggaggGGTCATCTGCTGAGACATGGTTACAGAAGTGAGGTGGGTTagtggagaagagagaaagatgaAAATAAGGAGGGTTGGCAGAGGCGAAAAGGGGCTGCGCGAGGCTGAGCGAAAAAtgaggtggagaaggcgaaaacacaaaaaaaaagagaaaagaagagagcaAAGAATCTGCCGATGATAGAGTGTAggtgcatgcatgtgcacatgtgtgtgtgtacatgtgTGCCGGAGCAAGAAGTGGAGTAGTGGTGGGAAAGTGGGGTTGCCGCGGAAGGGGCAAGCGCGGGAAGATGGTGGGGCATTAGGAGGCAATAGAAGTGGTGCGCATACGACAacgcatacatgcacacacacacacacagacgcataCACGTGCAGCAAACATGCGTCCGGTGAGGAAGAGTGTGCAACGTGAAAAGAAGATGAAAACGGGCAACAGAGGCAAAGAGTGTAGGATGAGTGTAGAggcagaagaaagagagacgcatAAAACGAAGAACAACATTGGTACGACAGTGCAAGATTCAGCACTCGTGTCGCGGTCTGtgggtgtttgtgtgtgtgtatgcttgCTTCTAACGTGCATGTATAGACACACAGTACCGCACAGCATGGGCGCACGTGCGGAAGACAACAACGTTGCTTCGTTTTGCTTGGCACTGCTCTTGGCTGCTGTGGACGCTTCGTCATGTCACTCCTCAGCAAACCTACACACTCAGGCAGAGATgtggacacacacacacacgcacgcactcgtACGCACAGACCAATACGCATAtatgcgaagcagcgcccTGAAAACAGAGAGCcaaaaagagaggaggggaggaggcggccacGGGGCAGAGACCTGTCTTCCTCACTCATGATCACATTCCACGCCAGCCATCGCTTCTTTATCCATCCTCTCTCCTTTGAGTGCCCATTGCGAAATGGGCACGCCCTTGCGCTGTCCATATacatgtatgtgcgtgcgcgtgtctgcgtgtctgtgtgccaTGACGACTGCTGCAACCACTTCGTTCACAGagttttgttttcgtttctttcATCTTCCTCCGTTGTTTTGACTTCTATCGTGGACAGAGACACTCACATGCATGCTGGCATGCCACACGGACACCAAATTTGAGCCAAGCAACTTGGCTGATTTATTAACttcacatacacgcacgagAAAGAGGTTCATAAACGAGCAAAGCAAAAGAAGAACAAAGGGTGAGCAATCCCGCTGTTTGCGTGTATACAAGTGCAAGGGTGCGTACGCGTACGGCTGCGTGTTCGTGTGCcttggcgtgtgtgtgtgtgtgtgtgtgtcaatGATTGCctggtttttttttgtcgctGAGCGCTTTGGCGGttcttgcgtgtgtgtgtgtgtgtgtgtgtggaggcggGGTGTCAGCCGAGcacaccgaaaaaaaaaatgagaggagggtggggtcAAAACAATAATCAACCACCCAACACCCCCAATAGTCGCTTTCTTCTGTTATTTCTTCCTTCGTGCCTACACCTTCACACAAAATGCGTGCATGACGGCGCACTTGCTGTCACGTTGCTTCTGCACAAACACCCAACGCAACACCAAACACAACACCAACAAGAAGAGCGCAGGTTCTCTACAAAGGAAAAACTCTCTCAGACGCATGAGCATCGTCATCATTCGTGGCAAGCAAGCTTgcaggcaaaaaaaaaagaacagaacaggagagaaaagagagcaaacctaaaaaaaagaaggggaggagcacgcatacacacgcgcgtacgtgtgcatGCACACTGGAAAAGGGGGGAACATCGCTCTTGTCTCTTTTTTAAATCCCtttcgtctctctttttttgggggagggaggaggcgatcaGAAAGCACATGGAGCGTGGTCCTGttatccttttttttccgctttTTGCGCTTATCCGTTTCCTTCTGTTTCGCTGTTGTGCGCCATGGTAGCTCGACGTGTTTCGTTCcttctgtctttttttttctgcttctgtatgcttgtgtgtgtgtgtgtgtgtgtgtgtttctgctTTCGAAACCTCgcatgtgcgtatgtgcATGAGCTGTGCCACCTTTGTGTTACAGGTGTGCGGCCcgccgcacaggcacagacaccaCGGTAACACGAGCACTTACACAAGCACCAACACCAACCAGTAACGAAAAAGAGGACAACAGAAAAGAACAAGAAACACGTCATCACCGAgaacagaaagagaagagagaacgacaaaaaaaaagaggaagaagtGCGAGAGGGCAGCGACACATGTCGAGGGAGAAGAGTGCGTTGATCGCCTCCCCCCACTAGCCCCTTTTTCCCCCGTTCCGTCTCACTTCTTGCCCGTTCGCTCGCGCTCTCCCTTGTAAAGTTTTTTTGGTCGTTTCTttggtgaggaggaggagggaaagaggagggagagggagagagagaaaaaaagggggggctgctgtttgtttgtttgtttgttgttcttctctttcgctttcatcatcatcatctcaTATACATGCACGTATacgtatatgtatatgtgtgtgtgtgtgtatccgCCACCAGGGAGGGCGAGTCTCCTCCCCTTCATACTTTGCAGTGCTTTGTCGATGCGACGCGTGAGCCTCTCGCGTGTTGGATCTGGTGGCcgggtctctctctctctgtgtgtttttttttgggggggagggggggaagggcgCATGCCCGACTTTCtgattttttttgttctgaCTTCGTCGACCATTGtgcgtttcttttttctttcagggggaggggacggggaggaggggttCATCACATTCGCCACGATCgcttgttgttttttttccttgttttcttttcctaTAATGTTGTCTCGCCTTGCGCCCCTCCGCCACTGCCATCCCCATCgatcccccacccctccctcccgcttctcttctccgttttctttttttccggCCTTTTTTGGGGTCTGGCCTCGTACTTGCatttgtttgtttttctccTTTGCAGCCTCCTCTTGTTCTCTGGTGCTTGCCTTTGGTGGCTGTGTACATTGGATGGCGGGCGGgcggaagggaggggagaaacACGCAAGGCAGAGCATAGCACGCGAGATAGAGGAAGcggcagaaaaaaaaaaagaagggaaggagagtgggaagaagagcagcaccgcgatCAGAGGAGActcagagggagagggggcgtgGCGCAACGCTCCGTGATGGAGGATGGAAGCAGGGACGGCGATCGAGCACGTAAGCAAGCACAAAGAGATAGAAGGTCAAGCATGCCCGTGCACACATTTAGTTGTCTACGCCCCAAAGGAAAAAGATGAGAAGGAAGGAGaaccaacaaaaaaaaatcagaCGTAGGAgggacacagagagaggagtggaaaaggggggagaccaacacaggcagacagagagagagatcgaaACGAGTTCATCAGCCCtcaggaggggggaggcagtaaaaaaaaagaaccgaaaagaaaaaggcagaAAAAAACGCGCACGTGCAAACCACCAACAATGCACCAAACACaacgcaaacacacaaaaaaaaaacgaagacgGAGCACAAAGAAacaggcaaaaaaaaatggaaaaaaaaggctaaacaaaacaaaaaaggaggaggaggggaagaagagggacagcaacaagagaaaaaaagtaacaaaacaacaacacacacacacccaagAAAGACACACAATGAGCCGCTTAAAGTCAtggagaggaaaggagaacgAACGCACatctcacacacacacgcacaaagaaaaggaagaagagtgGTCAATGATGATGCCGTATGAGGGAAGGCatgcggcgtgcgtgtgtgtgtttgtgtgcgtgtgtctgcgcttGTCTGTAATGTGACCATTGCTGACCTCACGTCCTTGaaacgaggaagaggaagagaaacaaAAGAGGAAAGATGAtcgggaagagagagaaagggtaTACACGCAGCCTCACAGGAGCATAACACTCGCATATCTACATATACACCCAACCCTCTGCTACGCCCCAAAGCACCTTTATGTGCAAGCACGGACGTCTATACCTGTACTGCTCCCTCCTCACTCTTTCTCGCTCCAAGTTGTCCGCGTCCGTTTCTTGACATCTCTCGTGCTTCCTTCCTGTGACACCTGAAACGGAGCCACTTTACTccccttttgtttttcgctcaactccctccctctcttaaGCCGCGTGGTACTGGCGCATAGTCACACTTCTCTTGAGCATCACACCAGCTCCGTTCTTCTCCCGCTGATTCCCTtgtctgtgcatgtgtgtgtgcgtgtgtatatgcGCCTCTCTATGCGTGCGccagcacagagagagggagacgcacTCATCAGGccgcgcatacacacacgcacagccaagaacaaaaaaaaagaggcgcgAAAGAAAAACTGCGCGGCAGACACCAGAAGCTACAGGAGGAAAGGCTGGAgaaggggggtggggcggtgAGTGGCAAGACACTCAAAACgaaaacaagcaaacaaaaaaagaaaacagagtcgcggagagatggagaagaaaagagagagagacatgaCAGAAAAGCAGCAATCGAGTCCCAAGCACAGCAGCGTATGTTTTTGTGGGGGGAAGGTGGGGAAGAGAGCGGCAGACAGGTGTAGGTctgctctctcctttttcttttcgtcctCCAAGCAGCTGGGCACCGGcgtccgcgtgcgcgtgggaatgtgtgtgtgtgtgtgtgtgtgggtggtggcgatggtgatggtggtagTTAGAGAAGCTACCCAGAAACACGAAGACACCAACAAGGGAGCATGATTGAaagcgagaaaaaaaaaagaaaatacAGTCGTCATGTCGGagtgcttctctctcctttctccttCGTGGTGTTGCGGCCTTTCTTTTCGTGGGGAACAAAAAAGCCCTCACAAAGTGCAACACGGGGCCGGGCATCGAATGCGAGCGGCCTGGAGCGCCACacgaaggaggggggagggagggagggagggcgtcATCGGAGTGAAGCGAAAAGTGCCGGGAAAGAGATGCAGCGAGCAATGAGATGATGCAGCAACCACAAccacaacacacacgcaaaaagaaggagagcagAGAAACGATGAAAGGGCAGGGGACAGCGGAGGTGGGGGTAGGGGTGGTGACAGGCAACGACAGAGGGGGAGACGCACACGATCTGCAAATGGGGGCGGCAGAAACAGAAACAAAGATACCGAAGAAACAATACACAGATACACAGATCAAGCCAACACCTAGTCTGGCGTGCATGAGCATGTATCTGTGTGCGCTTGTCAGATATGTAAAATGTATCCGTATGTGTACCCTCCTCACTCGCCTGCCCCCTCCGCCCCACGCCGAAAACAAGACAGGGCTTTCACATATGCGCGGCAAGaacggaaagaaaaagagataCAAGCATACAAAACACACGTGtacacagggagagagatgtgAGGAGCGGCAtaaagaaacgaaaaagcagTCAGATGGAAGTcgacacacgtgcacataAACATTCGTTCGTCTGACAGATGAAGCAAAAACATAGACGAAGGAAACTCAAGAAACGAACGACGCAGGCAATGCCTGACGGACGGCACCACCGCAACGGCTTTATTCCTTCCGTCATCGTCTCTTTCACCTGTCTTTTTCGCATGAAATATGTATGTGCCTGAGTGCACGTGCGAGTGAGtatgtgcttgtgtgtgtgtgtgtgtgtgtgtgtgtgtgtgtgtgtgtgcgtgcgtgcgcgcgccttgAACGCCGCCTTTGACTTCCGTCATTTCGTTTTTCATTGCTTCCCATTTTCGTGGACCATCTCCCCAGTTTTTGTGCCTGTCGCCGTCACccgttttccttcttttttgttaTTTGCTTCGTTCTGCGTTCATGGGGCGTTGCGTTCTTCTCGTTGTCGCCGTCAATGTATATGCAggtgcatgcatgtgtgtgtgtgtgtgtatttttCTATCCTCTGCATCTTCACTCTCCGTTTgttatgttttttttttctttttctcttgctcGTGTCAATCGTCTTGTCTCTCCTCGAcaatcaaaaaaaaaagagggcaaCAATCGAAGGAAACCAAAAATACAGCAAAGGAAACTAAAGCTACAATAAAtaaatgaaaaaaaaacgacgacgacgaacgAACGAAACCTGCACACGAACCGCAAGACGAAGGCAAGAAGAAAGCAAACCTGGGAGTGAGCATCgcatacagagagagagagacagagaggtgaggtggggtgggaaAAGGCGTCAAGCAAACAACGagggaaaacgaaagaaagaggaagagagactAAAgactgaaaaaaaaaagggaaaacgtGAATGGAGtaggaaaacgaaaaaagaggagggagagagagatgtaGTGacgacaagaaaaaaaaggaaaggaaaggaaacgTAACTCGAGGAAAACGAAACGGAAAATAAACAGTAAGCAAAGGTGGCGTATgtggcagagagagacgcgcgaTGAACAACACGTAACCTGTGTAGAAGGGCAAGGGAAAGGGAAAGGGGCTGATGTGTGGTGGCAGTCGTGGAGGTGGTACATGTGTGTGGCAGCAATCATCACCACTCATATCCGTCTACGTCAGCAATAGCAGTAGCTGGAGGTGAAGAAAGACGGAGAtcaacacaaaaaaaaaaacagaaacgaAACGCAGAGGAGCGTGGagatgcagagagagacagacagagaatACGCGCAATCATGCGCATGAAGAGGGTCCTTTCAAGTCAATCATTTGAATAAATTTCTTGCGGTcggtgtgtgcctgtgcctaCCGTCCTGGTCGTAACCGCGGGGACGGGACATGCGGCTCAGCTCAAGAatacacaaacacatacccgaacacacaaaaaaagggggggcAACGGTAACGCAccaggagggggagggcaggcaGCGTAGGCCAGCAAGAAAggcaaacaacaacagcaaaaaatggagcgagagaaaagggcGGGGGCTTCTTGTCATCGAGCGTCGGTGTGAGTGGTCGCATGTGTAGAAACAGAAAACCATTCGTGGCATCCTTTGTTACAtgttggtgtgtgcgtgtttcaACATCCTCCCATGGCCTGTTTCTCTTCTCATTGTCTTTacttccttttctctcgcttCATGGACatgccctcttcccttctcaTGAGAGTGCTTGCTTGGCATCGGCGTGGATGTGCAGTGACCATCAAgacgggggtggggggatggggaggtgagaagagcgagaaggTCAGCGACACGATTTGACCGCGcacaccttttttttttgcatgtGCAAGCAAGCAATCGTGTTGACGGTCGCATATCcaaaaggaaggagaggcaTGCGTAAAAGGTGAAGGGGGCGtgaggggggtggggtgggtggcgcgtgcgtgtgcgtacgtgtaGTCTATGCAAGCGAAAGGGTCGtggagggaagaagaggtgaataaagaaaagggaggcgACGGATAGTGTGCAAAAAACCTGAGAAAAAGCGATGTAGGCGATCGCGAGACGAGGAATCACGTAGAACAGACAGAGACATGGCAGAAACGAACAAGGCAACAAGACAGGCTCCATAAGGCAAGAAGGCAGCACGcgaaacgagagagagagacgagcaCACGCATGTAAAAGGCACGATAACACGCAAACAAAcctacgcacacgcacacagagagagagacagaaacgcacgcacacgcacgcacgcatcgccAATGCACGAGCCatcctcaccaccacccgaACAACGGCCAGGGATGCCGAtcatccatccatccatccacaACGCACAATCCGTACACTCCGAAAGAGGtgcagcaaaaaaaaagagaggcagTGGGAAAGTGCATGTATTTATGTGCACATATacatatgtgtatgtgtgggtgggtgggtgtatCTACGACCGCCGAGGAGAAAGACACAttgacgcacgcacgccactGCACGGACACGCCAACAGctcagagagagggaaggagggatgggggcctgaaaaaaaaagcagcccaagggagagagaagtcaaaaacaacaaaaaaaaagaagagccgATAGGGAtagacaacaacaaaaacaaaaacgggTCAGACGGGACGACAAACTCAGATACATGCGCGCCGATCCGCGTCTTCGTCCTACTCTATGCGAACAAATACAGAGTTGAATGaaacaaacacgcacacccgcgcgcaacagaggagggggaagagaacACCAGACGAAGACATGAGCCCCACATGTTGGGGGGCAGAGGGGCGCAAGCACATGTACGCGTAGAAGCGCCAAATCAATGCGTCCGCATATGATGTTGTTCTGACCCTTCTGCTCGCCATGGCCAGTGCGCGTTTCGTGGCGCCTTCCTCTTGTGGTCTTTGCCTTCCTCTTTTGCAAactcacacacatacagaaTCCGAGCAGACCCTGCGACGTCAGCTATAGAGATAGAAACCTAGTAGGGAAAAAAGGAGAGCAAGGAGACTGGATGAGGTACGAGATGTTTCACTGGCCAGTGTATACGCAGGAGCTCATCAAGGCCCTTTTTCTCCAGTCGCGCtggccgctgctccgccatcACCGACATCACCAGCTCGCGCGCTCACCATCGCCAAGCAGAAGGACATGCGCAATCATGGCAATTTTTTTCGTACCTATGCAGCCGCCccttccgttttttttttcctttcttctcctcctttcctctcgtCCAATCCTGCTGTATGACTTATATGTCCATTTTGTTTGTGCATCGCTCGCGCCGTTTCTCGAATTTGTCCTCTAACGCTGTTACGGGCATCCCCAGCGCCTCTGACGTACCACCGCTGTGTGTTTGCGATCCGTTTTTCTGGTGGCCGtcgtttttttcttcttcggcCACTCTTCTTTTCCCGGTTCCGGCGCCCGCACCTCTTCGAGGTCATCCGCACGTGTTCTTTCCGTTTATTTCTCCTTGTGTGTTTGCCTGCTTTGGCTAAATCCCTGCCACTAAACGAttgcgacgccgcc is drawn from Leishmania infantum JPCM5 genome chromosome 25 and contains these coding sequences:
- a CDS encoding RNA-binding protein, putative, UPB1, encoding MHAPTLYHRQILCSLLFSFFLCFRLLHLIFRSASRSPFSPLPTLLIFIFLSSPLTHLTSVTMSQQMTPPQQQPQQQLPQQPPQQQMYNPEPEALRNLMVNYIPTTVDEVQLRQLFERFGPIEGVKIVCDRETRQSRGYGFVKYHSAASAQQAVNELNGFNILNKRLKVALAASGNQRQRNYNPQQNANPAANMGYYGGNFAAGYPQANPYAQQQMMAMQQQYMMQQPGQQPRQ